One Oenanthe melanoleuca isolate GR-GAL-2019-014 chromosome 3, OMel1.0, whole genome shotgun sequence DNA segment encodes these proteins:
- the LOC130250996 gene encoding E3 ubiquitin-protein ligase RNF19B-like isoform X1 — MQSHPVLGPAEQAERRRLQLPMVPLLPAVRLRRKPQAVGGETPPEPEPEPQEPEETRVVLPLGEGPVLEECPLCLLPQPPEAFPSLACCSHRSCRACLQQYLRLAVRESRVPASCPHCPAALHPADVHRLLPEPALRDKYEEFLLRRLLVADPGTRWCPAPDCSFAVFAHGCAECPRITCGREGCGTEFCYHCRQPWHPDGPCAPAPSLATPTAQLAQQEELGNAEAEDIKVCPRCSAFIMKINDGSCNRMNCTVCGCLFCWLCLREISDVHFLSPSGCTFWGKRPWSRTRRILWQLGMVLGAPMVISLAAGVAVPVITIGIPIYMGRKVLGQSRRSSLSGCQQCLSVTSSVLLSLFVSPIITALTVGVGVPLVLTYVYGTVVLSLCRSRWGCRGGRAPGDLGVVELDNLAKLNELWSVLPSPRAGEDGAPDPAASLPSSSRSARPGPAWPEQDSQSASTVALAGSMLSEGQDTSDREGVTIEVEVSVEAVPRSARQQSLSSALSGQSLSGDSLAATSDRGSSVGVPVE; from the exons ATGCAGAGCCACCCGGTGCttggcccagcagagcag gctgagcGGCGCCGACTGCAGCTGCCGATGGTTCCGCTGTTACCTGCGGTGAGGCTCAG GCGGAAGCCGCAGGCCGTCGGCGGGGAGACACcgccggagccggagccggagccgcaGGAGCCCGAGGAGACCCGTGTGGTGCTGCCGCTGGGCGAGGGCCCGGTGCTGGAGGAGTgtcccctgtgcctgctgccgCAGCCCCCCGAggcctttcccagcctggcctgctgCTCGCACCGCTCGTGCCGGGCCTGCCTGCAGCAGTACCTGCGCCTGGCCGTCCGCGAGAGCCGCGTGCCCGCGTCCTGCCCGCACTGCCCCGCCGCGCTCCACCCCGCCGACGTGCACCGCCTGCTGCCCGAGCCCGCCCTCCGCGACAAGTACGAGGAGTTCCTGCTGCGGCGGCTGCTGGTGGCCGATCCTGGCACCCGCTGGTGCCCTGCCCCTGACTGCAG TTTTGCTGTCTTTGCCCACGGCTGTGCCGAATGTCCCCGCATCACCTGTGGGCGCGAGGGCTGTGGCACCGAGTTCTGCTACCACTGCCggcagccctggcaccctgACGGCCCCTGTGCACCGGCCCCCAGCCTGGCCACCCCCACGGCACAGCTGGCCCAGCAGGAGGAGTTGGGCAatg CTGAGGCCGAGGACATCAAGGTCTGTCCTCGCTGCAGCGCCTTCATCATGAAGATCAACGATGGGAGCTGCAACCGCATGAACTGCACGGTCTGTGGGTGCCTCTTCTGTTGGCTCTGCCTGCGGGAGATCTCTGACGTGCACTTTCTGAG cccctctggctgCACCTTCTGGGGGAAGAGGCCATGGTCCCGGACCCGGAGGATCCTGTGGCAGCTGGGCATGGTGCTGGGAGCGCCCATGGTCATCTCCCTTGCTGCGGGTGTTGCTGTCCCTGTCATTACCATCGGGATCCCCATCTACATGGGTAGGAAG GTGCTGGGCCAGAGCCGGCGAAGCAGCCTCTCCGggtgccagcagtgcctctCTGTCACCAGCAGTgtcctcctctctctcttcgTGTCCCCTATCATAACAGCTCTCACTGTGG GTGTGGGCGTGCCCCTGGTGCTCACCTACGTGTACGGGACCGTGGTGCTGTCGCTGTGCCGGAgccgctggggctgcaggggtggccGCGCGCCCGGAGACCTCGGCGTGGTGGAGCTGGACAACCTGGCTAAAC tgaacgagctgtggtcagtgctgcccagccccagagcaggtgAGGATGGAGCTCCAGACCCCgctgcctccctccccagcagcagccgcaGTGCGCGCCCAGGGCCAGCATGGCCAGAACAGGACAGCCAGTCAGCCAGCACAGTGGCCCTTGCAGGGAGTATGCTGAGTGAGGGCCAGGACACCTCGGACAG GGAAGGCGTTACCATCGAGGTGGAGGTGTCGGTTGAAGCGGTGCCACGTTCTGCCCGGCAGCAgagcctcagcagtgccctgtcTGGGCAGAGCCTCTCTGGGGACTCCCTGGCAGCCACCAGTGACAGGGGCAGCTCCGTGGGTGTCCCTGTGGAGTGA
- the LOC130250996 gene encoding E3 ubiquitin-protein ligase RNF19B-like isoform X2, with amino-acid sequence MDQPTRVSGPRRLLGCFRRKPQAVGGETPPEPEPEPQEPEETRVVLPLGEGPVLEECPLCLLPQPPEAFPSLACCSHRSCRACLQQYLRLAVRESRVPASCPHCPAALHPADVHRLLPEPALRDKYEEFLLRRLLVADPGTRWCPAPDCSFAVFAHGCAECPRITCGREGCGTEFCYHCRQPWHPDGPCAPAPSLATPTAQLAQQEELGNAEAEDIKVCPRCSAFIMKINDGSCNRMNCTVCGCLFCWLCLREISDVHFLSPSGCTFWGKRPWSRTRRILWQLGMVLGAPMVISLAAGVAVPVITIGIPIYMGRKVLGQSRRSSLSGCQQCLSVTSSVLLSLFVSPIITALTVGVGVPLVLTYVYGTVVLSLCRSRWGCRGGRAPGDLGVVELDNLAKLNELWSVLPSPRAGEDGAPDPAASLPSSSRSARPGPAWPEQDSQSASTVALAGSMLSEGQDTSDREGVTIEVEVSVEAVPRSARQQSLSSALSGQSLSGDSLAATSDRGSSVGVPVE; translated from the exons ATGGACCAGCCCACACGTGTGTCCGGGCCCCGCCGGCTTCTGGGCTGCTTCAGGCGGAAGCCGCAGGCCGTCGGCGGGGAGACACcgccggagccggagccggagccgcaGGAGCCCGAGGAGACCCGTGTGGTGCTGCCGCTGGGCGAGGGCCCGGTGCTGGAGGAGTgtcccctgtgcctgctgccgCAGCCCCCCGAggcctttcccagcctggcctgctgCTCGCACCGCTCGTGCCGGGCCTGCCTGCAGCAGTACCTGCGCCTGGCCGTCCGCGAGAGCCGCGTGCCCGCGTCCTGCCCGCACTGCCCCGCCGCGCTCCACCCCGCCGACGTGCACCGCCTGCTGCCCGAGCCCGCCCTCCGCGACAAGTACGAGGAGTTCCTGCTGCGGCGGCTGCTGGTGGCCGATCCTGGCACCCGCTGGTGCCCTGCCCCTGACTGCAG TTTTGCTGTCTTTGCCCACGGCTGTGCCGAATGTCCCCGCATCACCTGTGGGCGCGAGGGCTGTGGCACCGAGTTCTGCTACCACTGCCggcagccctggcaccctgACGGCCCCTGTGCACCGGCCCCCAGCCTGGCCACCCCCACGGCACAGCTGGCCCAGCAGGAGGAGTTGGGCAatg CTGAGGCCGAGGACATCAAGGTCTGTCCTCGCTGCAGCGCCTTCATCATGAAGATCAACGATGGGAGCTGCAACCGCATGAACTGCACGGTCTGTGGGTGCCTCTTCTGTTGGCTCTGCCTGCGGGAGATCTCTGACGTGCACTTTCTGAG cccctctggctgCACCTTCTGGGGGAAGAGGCCATGGTCCCGGACCCGGAGGATCCTGTGGCAGCTGGGCATGGTGCTGGGAGCGCCCATGGTCATCTCCCTTGCTGCGGGTGTTGCTGTCCCTGTCATTACCATCGGGATCCCCATCTACATGGGTAGGAAG GTGCTGGGCCAGAGCCGGCGAAGCAGCCTCTCCGggtgccagcagtgcctctCTGTCACCAGCAGTgtcctcctctctctcttcgTGTCCCCTATCATAACAGCTCTCACTGTGG GTGTGGGCGTGCCCCTGGTGCTCACCTACGTGTACGGGACCGTGGTGCTGTCGCTGTGCCGGAgccgctggggctgcaggggtggccGCGCGCCCGGAGACCTCGGCGTGGTGGAGCTGGACAACCTGGCTAAAC tgaacgagctgtggtcagtgctgcccagccccagagcaggtgAGGATGGAGCTCCAGACCCCgctgcctccctccccagcagcagccgcaGTGCGCGCCCAGGGCCAGCATGGCCAGAACAGGACAGCCAGTCAGCCAGCACAGTGGCCCTTGCAGGGAGTATGCTGAGTGAGGGCCAGGACACCTCGGACAG GGAAGGCGTTACCATCGAGGTGGAGGTGTCGGTTGAAGCGGTGCCACGTTCTGCCCGGCAGCAgagcctcagcagtgccctgtcTGGGCAGAGCCTCTCTGGGGACTCCCTGGCAGCCACCAGTGACAGGGGCAGCTCCGTGGGTGTCCCTGTGGAGTGA
- the ZNF513 gene encoding zinc finger protein 513 isoform X4 produces MPRRKQSHPQPVKADTLVGKIAIPAYSLSDDDCSSGYQQLSVESDPEEGGEPGPAALPCRQCGLQLAASLGQSCLQCAGAEGGRSQRIVYSCQLCPFASHYSSHLKRHMKTHNGEKPFACPQCAYASAQLVNLTRHLRTHTGEKPYRCTCCSFACSSLGNLKRHERVHSQDKPFQCAACDYRCNQSRNLKRHMLSHRLPEGEGPHRRDKDPEPLLPELSLHVGSGSGPFLPGCARLRGEEAAALPELLFPFTCRMCGLVLDDGFAQDEGLAEQVCGRCSLAVLGTEPGASPRKGTGDKGFACSLCPFVTHYPNHLARHMKTHSGEKPFACPLCPYASAHLDNLKRHQRVHTGEKPYKCQLCDYACGNLANLKRHGRIHSGDKPFQCSLCSYSCNQSMNLKRHMLRHTGEKPFQCRDCSYTTGHWDNYKRHQKIHGHTAESWVNPRNAKALLAPPAVGTALP; encoded by the exons ATGCCCCGGCGGAAGCAGAGCCACCCGCAGCCGGTGAAGG CAGACACACTGGTGGGGAAGATCGCTATTCCAGCCTACTCCCTGAGCGACGACGACTGCTCCTCTGGGTACCAGCAGCTGAGCGTGGAGAGTGACCCCGAGGAGGGGGGCGAGCCTGGCCCCGCCGCCCTGCCCTGCCGCCAGTGCgggctgcagctggctgccagcctgggccagagctgcctgcagtgcGCCGGCGCCGAGGGCGGCCGCAGCCAGCGCATCGTCTactcctgccagctctgccccttcGCCTCCCACTACTCCAGCCACCTCAAGCGCCACATGAAGACACACAACGGGGAGAAGCCTTTCGCCTGCCCGCAGTGTGCCTACGCCTCTGCCCAGCTGGTGAACCTGACCCGGCACCTGCGCACGCACACCGGGGAGAAGCCGTACCGCTGCACGTGCTGCAGCTTcgcctgcagcagcctgggcaaCCTCAAACGCCACGAGCGGGTCCACAGCCAGGACAAGCCCTTCCAGTGTGCTGCCTGCGACTATCGCTGCAACCAGAGCCGCAACCTGAAGCGGCACATGCTCAGCCACCGCCTGCCCGAGGGCGAGGGGCCACACCGGCGAGACAAGGACCCAG agccactgctgccagagctgagcctgcacGTGGGCAGCGGCAGCGGCCCCTTCCTGCCCGGCTGCGCTCGGCTGCGGGGTGAGGAGGCGGCCGCgctgcctgagctgctcttcCCCTTCACGTGCCGCATGTGCGGGCTGGTGCTGGACGACGGCTTCGCGCAGGACGAGGGCCTGGCCGAGCAGGTCTGCGGGCGCTGCAGCCTGGCGGTGCTGGGCACCGAGCCGGGTGCCAGCCCCCGGAAgggcactggggacaagggctttgcctgcagcctctgcccctTTGTCACCCACTACCCCAACCACTTGGCGCGGCACATGAAGACGCACAGCGGGGAGAAGCCCTTCGCCTGCCCGCTCTGCCCTTACGCCTCCGCCCACCTGGACAACCTGAAGCGGCACCAGCGCGTGCACACAGGCGAGAAGCCCTACAAGTGCCAGCTCTGCGACTACGCCTGTGGCAACCTGGCCAACCTCAAGCGTCACGGGCGCATCCACTCAGGCGACAAGCCCTTCcagtgcagcctctgcagctACAGTTGCAACCAGAGCATGAACCTGAAGCGGCACATGCTGCGGCATACGGGCGAGAAGCCCTTCCAGTGCCGGGACTGCTCCTACACCACTGGTCACTGGGACAACTACAAGCGCCACCAGAAGATCCACGGCCACACGGCCGAGAGCTGGGTGAACCCGCGCAATGCCAAAGCCCTCCTGGCCCCCCCAGCCGTGGGCACGGCCCTGCCCTGA
- the ZNF513 gene encoding zinc finger protein 513 isoform X5, producing MPRRKQSHPQPVKDTLVGKIAIPAYSLSDDDCSSGYQQLSVESDPEEGGEPGPAALPCRQCGLQLAASLGQSCLQCAGAEGGRSQRIVYSCQLCPFASHYSSHLKRHMKTHNGEKPFACPQCAYASAQLVNLTRHLRTHTGEKPYRCTCCSFACSSLGNLKRHERVHSQDKPFQCAACDYRCNQSRNLKRHMLSHRLPEGEGPHRRDKDPEPLLPELSLHVGSGSGPFLPGCARLRGEEAAALPELLFPFTCRMCGLVLDDGFAQDEGLAEQVCGRCSLAVLGTEPGASPRKGTGDKGFACSLCPFVTHYPNHLARHMKTHSGEKPFACPLCPYASAHLDNLKRHQRVHTGEKPYKCQLCDYACGNLANLKRHGRIHSGDKPFQCSLCSYSCNQSMNLKRHMLRHTGEKPFQCRDCSYTTGHWDNYKRHQKIHGHTAESWVNPRNAKALLAPPAVGTALP from the exons ATGCCCCGGCGGAAGCAGAGCCACCCGCAGCCGGTGAAGG ACACACTGGTGGGGAAGATCGCTATTCCAGCCTACTCCCTGAGCGACGACGACTGCTCCTCTGGGTACCAGCAGCTGAGCGTGGAGAGTGACCCCGAGGAGGGGGGCGAGCCTGGCCCCGCCGCCCTGCCCTGCCGCCAGTGCgggctgcagctggctgccagcctgggccagagctgcctgcagtgcGCCGGCGCCGAGGGCGGCCGCAGCCAGCGCATCGTCTactcctgccagctctgccccttcGCCTCCCACTACTCCAGCCACCTCAAGCGCCACATGAAGACACACAACGGGGAGAAGCCTTTCGCCTGCCCGCAGTGTGCCTACGCCTCTGCCCAGCTGGTGAACCTGACCCGGCACCTGCGCACGCACACCGGGGAGAAGCCGTACCGCTGCACGTGCTGCAGCTTcgcctgcagcagcctgggcaaCCTCAAACGCCACGAGCGGGTCCACAGCCAGGACAAGCCCTTCCAGTGTGCTGCCTGCGACTATCGCTGCAACCAGAGCCGCAACCTGAAGCGGCACATGCTCAGCCACCGCCTGCCCGAGGGCGAGGGGCCACACCGGCGAGACAAGGACCCAG agccactgctgccagagctgagcctgcacGTGGGCAGCGGCAGCGGCCCCTTCCTGCCCGGCTGCGCTCGGCTGCGGGGTGAGGAGGCGGCCGCgctgcctgagctgctcttcCCCTTCACGTGCCGCATGTGCGGGCTGGTGCTGGACGACGGCTTCGCGCAGGACGAGGGCCTGGCCGAGCAGGTCTGCGGGCGCTGCAGCCTGGCGGTGCTGGGCACCGAGCCGGGTGCCAGCCCCCGGAAgggcactggggacaagggctttgcctgcagcctctgcccctTTGTCACCCACTACCCCAACCACTTGGCGCGGCACATGAAGACGCACAGCGGGGAGAAGCCCTTCGCCTGCCCGCTCTGCCCTTACGCCTCCGCCCACCTGGACAACCTGAAGCGGCACCAGCGCGTGCACACAGGCGAGAAGCCCTACAAGTGCCAGCTCTGCGACTACGCCTGTGGCAACCTGGCCAACCTCAAGCGTCACGGGCGCATCCACTCAGGCGACAAGCCCTTCcagtgcagcctctgcagctACAGTTGCAACCAGAGCATGAACCTGAAGCGGCACATGCTGCGGCATACGGGCGAGAAGCCCTTCCAGTGCCGGGACTGCTCCTACACCACTGGTCACTGGGACAACTACAAGCGCCACCAGAAGATCCACGGCCACACGGCCGAGAGCTGGGTGAACCCGCGCAATGCCAAAGCCCTCCTGGCCCCCCCAGCCGTGGGCACGGCCCTGCCCTGA
- the ZNF513 gene encoding zinc finger protein 513 isoform X1, whose amino-acid sequence MPRRKQSHPQPVKGECAAGPGGGGGPAGTRGARSAAADAEDGTEETARAAVVLPGDLLLGRGSASEKGPPADTLVGKIAIPAYSLSDDDCSSGYQQLSVESDPEEGGEPGPAALPCRQCGLQLAASLGQSCLQCAGAEGGRSQRIVYSCQLCPFASHYSSHLKRHMKTHNGEKPFACPQCAYASAQLVNLTRHLRTHTGEKPYRCTCCSFACSSLGNLKRHERVHSQDKPFQCAACDYRCNQSRNLKRHMLSHRLPEGEGPHRRDKDPEPLLPELSLHVGSGSGPFLPGCARLRGEEAAALPELLFPFTCRMCGLVLDDGFAQDEGLAEQVCGRCSLAVLGTEPGASPRKGTGDKGFACSLCPFVTHYPNHLARHMKTHSGEKPFACPLCPYASAHLDNLKRHQRVHTGEKPYKCQLCDYACGNLANLKRHGRIHSGDKPFQCSLCSYSCNQSMNLKRHMLRHTGEKPFQCRDCSYTTGHWDNYKRHQKIHGHTAESWVNPRNAKALLAPPAVGTALP is encoded by the exons ATGCCCCGGCGGAAGCAGAGCCACCCGCAGCCGGTGAAGGGTGAGTGCGCGGCGGgcccggggggcggcggcggcccggcGGGGACCCGCGGCGCTCGGAGCGCTGCAGCGGACGCCGAGGATGGCACCGAGGAGACGGCGAGAGCGGCGGTGGTGCTGCCCGGGGACCTGCTGCTAGGCCGCGGCTCGGCCTCCGAGAAGGGACCGCCAG CAGACACACTGGTGGGGAAGATCGCTATTCCAGCCTACTCCCTGAGCGACGACGACTGCTCCTCTGGGTACCAGCAGCTGAGCGTGGAGAGTGACCCCGAGGAGGGGGGCGAGCCTGGCCCCGCCGCCCTGCCCTGCCGCCAGTGCgggctgcagctggctgccagcctgggccagagctgcctgcagtgcGCCGGCGCCGAGGGCGGCCGCAGCCAGCGCATCGTCTactcctgccagctctgccccttcGCCTCCCACTACTCCAGCCACCTCAAGCGCCACATGAAGACACACAACGGGGAGAAGCCTTTCGCCTGCCCGCAGTGTGCCTACGCCTCTGCCCAGCTGGTGAACCTGACCCGGCACCTGCGCACGCACACCGGGGAGAAGCCGTACCGCTGCACGTGCTGCAGCTTcgcctgcagcagcctgggcaaCCTCAAACGCCACGAGCGGGTCCACAGCCAGGACAAGCCCTTCCAGTGTGCTGCCTGCGACTATCGCTGCAACCAGAGCCGCAACCTGAAGCGGCACATGCTCAGCCACCGCCTGCCCGAGGGCGAGGGGCCACACCGGCGAGACAAGGACCCAG agccactgctgccagagctgagcctgcacGTGGGCAGCGGCAGCGGCCCCTTCCTGCCCGGCTGCGCTCGGCTGCGGGGTGAGGAGGCGGCCGCgctgcctgagctgctcttcCCCTTCACGTGCCGCATGTGCGGGCTGGTGCTGGACGACGGCTTCGCGCAGGACGAGGGCCTGGCCGAGCAGGTCTGCGGGCGCTGCAGCCTGGCGGTGCTGGGCACCGAGCCGGGTGCCAGCCCCCGGAAgggcactggggacaagggctttgcctgcagcctctgcccctTTGTCACCCACTACCCCAACCACTTGGCGCGGCACATGAAGACGCACAGCGGGGAGAAGCCCTTCGCCTGCCCGCTCTGCCCTTACGCCTCCGCCCACCTGGACAACCTGAAGCGGCACCAGCGCGTGCACACAGGCGAGAAGCCCTACAAGTGCCAGCTCTGCGACTACGCCTGTGGCAACCTGGCCAACCTCAAGCGTCACGGGCGCATCCACTCAGGCGACAAGCCCTTCcagtgcagcctctgcagctACAGTTGCAACCAGAGCATGAACCTGAAGCGGCACATGCTGCGGCATACGGGCGAGAAGCCCTTCCAGTGCCGGGACTGCTCCTACACCACTGGTCACTGGGACAACTACAAGCGCCACCAGAAGATCCACGGCCACACGGCCGAGAGCTGGGTGAACCCGCGCAATGCCAAAGCCCTCCTGGCCCCCCCAGCCGTGGGCACGGCCCTGCCCTGA
- the ZNF513 gene encoding zinc finger protein 513 isoform X2, with protein sequence MPRRKQSHPQPVKGECAAGPGGGGGPAGTRGARSAAADAEDGTEETARAAVVLPGDLLLGRGSASEKGPPDTLVGKIAIPAYSLSDDDCSSGYQQLSVESDPEEGGEPGPAALPCRQCGLQLAASLGQSCLQCAGAEGGRSQRIVYSCQLCPFASHYSSHLKRHMKTHNGEKPFACPQCAYASAQLVNLTRHLRTHTGEKPYRCTCCSFACSSLGNLKRHERVHSQDKPFQCAACDYRCNQSRNLKRHMLSHRLPEGEGPHRRDKDPEPLLPELSLHVGSGSGPFLPGCARLRGEEAAALPELLFPFTCRMCGLVLDDGFAQDEGLAEQVCGRCSLAVLGTEPGASPRKGTGDKGFACSLCPFVTHYPNHLARHMKTHSGEKPFACPLCPYASAHLDNLKRHQRVHTGEKPYKCQLCDYACGNLANLKRHGRIHSGDKPFQCSLCSYSCNQSMNLKRHMLRHTGEKPFQCRDCSYTTGHWDNYKRHQKIHGHTAESWVNPRNAKALLAPPAVGTALP encoded by the exons ATGCCCCGGCGGAAGCAGAGCCACCCGCAGCCGGTGAAGGGTGAGTGCGCGGCGGgcccggggggcggcggcggcccggcGGGGACCCGCGGCGCTCGGAGCGCTGCAGCGGACGCCGAGGATGGCACCGAGGAGACGGCGAGAGCGGCGGTGGTGCTGCCCGGGGACCTGCTGCTAGGCCGCGGCTCGGCCTCCGAGAAGGGACCGCCAG ACACACTGGTGGGGAAGATCGCTATTCCAGCCTACTCCCTGAGCGACGACGACTGCTCCTCTGGGTACCAGCAGCTGAGCGTGGAGAGTGACCCCGAGGAGGGGGGCGAGCCTGGCCCCGCCGCCCTGCCCTGCCGCCAGTGCgggctgcagctggctgccagcctgggccagagctgcctgcagtgcGCCGGCGCCGAGGGCGGCCGCAGCCAGCGCATCGTCTactcctgccagctctgccccttcGCCTCCCACTACTCCAGCCACCTCAAGCGCCACATGAAGACACACAACGGGGAGAAGCCTTTCGCCTGCCCGCAGTGTGCCTACGCCTCTGCCCAGCTGGTGAACCTGACCCGGCACCTGCGCACGCACACCGGGGAGAAGCCGTACCGCTGCACGTGCTGCAGCTTcgcctgcagcagcctgggcaaCCTCAAACGCCACGAGCGGGTCCACAGCCAGGACAAGCCCTTCCAGTGTGCTGCCTGCGACTATCGCTGCAACCAGAGCCGCAACCTGAAGCGGCACATGCTCAGCCACCGCCTGCCCGAGGGCGAGGGGCCACACCGGCGAGACAAGGACCCAG agccactgctgccagagctgagcctgcacGTGGGCAGCGGCAGCGGCCCCTTCCTGCCCGGCTGCGCTCGGCTGCGGGGTGAGGAGGCGGCCGCgctgcctgagctgctcttcCCCTTCACGTGCCGCATGTGCGGGCTGGTGCTGGACGACGGCTTCGCGCAGGACGAGGGCCTGGCCGAGCAGGTCTGCGGGCGCTGCAGCCTGGCGGTGCTGGGCACCGAGCCGGGTGCCAGCCCCCGGAAgggcactggggacaagggctttgcctgcagcctctgcccctTTGTCACCCACTACCCCAACCACTTGGCGCGGCACATGAAGACGCACAGCGGGGAGAAGCCCTTCGCCTGCCCGCTCTGCCCTTACGCCTCCGCCCACCTGGACAACCTGAAGCGGCACCAGCGCGTGCACACAGGCGAGAAGCCCTACAAGTGCCAGCTCTGCGACTACGCCTGTGGCAACCTGGCCAACCTCAAGCGTCACGGGCGCATCCACTCAGGCGACAAGCCCTTCcagtgcagcctctgcagctACAGTTGCAACCAGAGCATGAACCTGAAGCGGCACATGCTGCGGCATACGGGCGAGAAGCCCTTCCAGTGCCGGGACTGCTCCTACACCACTGGTCACTGGGACAACTACAAGCGCCACCAGAAGATCCACGGCCACACGGCCGAGAGCTGGGTGAACCCGCGCAATGCCAAAGCCCTCCTGGCCCCCCCAGCCGTGGGCACGGCCCTGCCCTGA
- the ZNF513 gene encoding zinc finger protein 513 isoform X3 → MPFSDVCVSGSACGRGQEAGGATPSHSIADTLVGKIAIPAYSLSDDDCSSGYQQLSVESDPEEGGEPGPAALPCRQCGLQLAASLGQSCLQCAGAEGGRSQRIVYSCQLCPFASHYSSHLKRHMKTHNGEKPFACPQCAYASAQLVNLTRHLRTHTGEKPYRCTCCSFACSSLGNLKRHERVHSQDKPFQCAACDYRCNQSRNLKRHMLSHRLPEGEGPHRRDKDPEPLLPELSLHVGSGSGPFLPGCARLRGEEAAALPELLFPFTCRMCGLVLDDGFAQDEGLAEQVCGRCSLAVLGTEPGASPRKGTGDKGFACSLCPFVTHYPNHLARHMKTHSGEKPFACPLCPYASAHLDNLKRHQRVHTGEKPYKCQLCDYACGNLANLKRHGRIHSGDKPFQCSLCSYSCNQSMNLKRHMLRHTGEKPFQCRDCSYTTGHWDNYKRHQKIHGHTAESWVNPRNAKALLAPPAVGTALP, encoded by the exons ATGCCCTTTTCTGATGTCTGCGTTTCTGGCAGTGCTTGTGGAAGGGGccaggaggctggaggggccaccccatcccacagcaTAG CAGACACACTGGTGGGGAAGATCGCTATTCCAGCCTACTCCCTGAGCGACGACGACTGCTCCTCTGGGTACCAGCAGCTGAGCGTGGAGAGTGACCCCGAGGAGGGGGGCGAGCCTGGCCCCGCCGCCCTGCCCTGCCGCCAGTGCgggctgcagctggctgccagcctgggccagagctgcctgcagtgcGCCGGCGCCGAGGGCGGCCGCAGCCAGCGCATCGTCTactcctgccagctctgccccttcGCCTCCCACTACTCCAGCCACCTCAAGCGCCACATGAAGACACACAACGGGGAGAAGCCTTTCGCCTGCCCGCAGTGTGCCTACGCCTCTGCCCAGCTGGTGAACCTGACCCGGCACCTGCGCACGCACACCGGGGAGAAGCCGTACCGCTGCACGTGCTGCAGCTTcgcctgcagcagcctgggcaaCCTCAAACGCCACGAGCGGGTCCACAGCCAGGACAAGCCCTTCCAGTGTGCTGCCTGCGACTATCGCTGCAACCAGAGCCGCAACCTGAAGCGGCACATGCTCAGCCACCGCCTGCCCGAGGGCGAGGGGCCACACCGGCGAGACAAGGACCCAG agccactgctgccagagctgagcctgcacGTGGGCAGCGGCAGCGGCCCCTTCCTGCCCGGCTGCGCTCGGCTGCGGGGTGAGGAGGCGGCCGCgctgcctgagctgctcttcCCCTTCACGTGCCGCATGTGCGGGCTGGTGCTGGACGACGGCTTCGCGCAGGACGAGGGCCTGGCCGAGCAGGTCTGCGGGCGCTGCAGCCTGGCGGTGCTGGGCACCGAGCCGGGTGCCAGCCCCCGGAAgggcactggggacaagggctttgcctgcagcctctgcccctTTGTCACCCACTACCCCAACCACTTGGCGCGGCACATGAAGACGCACAGCGGGGAGAAGCCCTTCGCCTGCCCGCTCTGCCCTTACGCCTCCGCCCACCTGGACAACCTGAAGCGGCACCAGCGCGTGCACACAGGCGAGAAGCCCTACAAGTGCCAGCTCTGCGACTACGCCTGTGGCAACCTGGCCAACCTCAAGCGTCACGGGCGCATCCACTCAGGCGACAAGCCCTTCcagtgcagcctctgcagctACAGTTGCAACCAGAGCATGAACCTGAAGCGGCACATGCTGCGGCATACGGGCGAGAAGCCCTTCCAGTGCCGGGACTGCTCCTACACCACTGGTCACTGGGACAACTACAAGCGCCACCAGAAGATCCACGGCCACACGGCCGAGAGCTGGGTGAACCCGCGCAATGCCAAAGCCCTCCTGGCCCCCCCAGCCGTGGGCACGGCCCTGCCCTGA